The DNA sequence actgcataccaggagggaacaccccacaagacctgatgcctgatgttctggagatgttctgatccttcagtcattgtctagaacatcacagtttggttcttgtcaaagtgtctcagattcttacgctcagCTTCcatcacatcaccttcaagacctgactaatatgtagatcagctgtcagtggttttaatgttatggctaatatctggagtaaatgtaaatgatattcTATGGTACATGTGGTGTGTGCTGTGTTGGTTGTGAATGTATGACCTTGACATCCTCCAGTTTTTGTCTCTGGAAATCAATGATGGCCTCCTCCATCTGCCTGGTGCTCCTGCTGGCATTGCTGCTGGCTCTCTGCACGTTCACCTCTGCCTGTGCCGGAATCAACAAACCAGAAACCAGAGGCCTAGTGCTTCAATGTACTGACTAACTGGAAGTCTAACACTAGTCTTAGACACCACATTACATGCCTGCTTAGACCACACCTTCATCATGCTTGGGTTCTGTAAGACTACATGACTAAAGCAGGGCCGGGAACGTGGGCTGGTGGCCTCTGCTTAAGGCTAGAAGGCTGGACTCGAGAGCTTAACAGCAACAGGCTGGATAGGTTGTCAGTGGGGTGTGAAAACTTTGCCACAGGAAACAGGTAGATGTTAATAGGACATTAGATTCAAATAAGGAAGAGCTTCAGccatggtccttctcccaaacttcagCTATCCCATATCTCCATTAGTTGAATAGAGTTAACTGACTAGACTAAGcaaacagtggaacccttttaaGTCTCATCTACAACCAAGGTCCTATTAAACACCAGCTACAAACAGTTGGTGTCCACCAAAGCAAACCATCCAAATGGTTATTGAAGATGTCATGGCTCTGTGTAGAAGAATGGGAGAACATGAGCTCATGACACTCTCAATAATGACCAGTCCTTCTGTCCACTTTCCATTTCTGGGCTGTTTTACCTGCGACTGGTGGAGTGGATTAAGGAAAGTCCAGAGCATTCAGGACCGAGCTGTAGTTTCTCAGAACGGTTCTTACGTCTGCTGTTAAAGGATACaatgctctgtctgtctgctgggTTCTTCAGCCGGATCTTCTCCAGtctctgcagctccttcagctccttGTTACGGTCGGCACTAAACTTCTTCAGATCTGCCTAAAAATCAAAGATATTTTGAACGTGGTTGCAGAACAGATCAGAACCCCTTTGAGACCTAcgtctgagagagcaaggccaattgagctctctctgactccggctgctgatggcaagcagcctCCTCGGATCttagtggcagcgccttagcCCGGCCCACATTTGGTGAAGTTTTTAAATACActgaatattaattatatttgtaCTAATTGAGCTAAAGATGATGTTTATGGAGAAACATCCATAAAACTCACTCGTTTAGTTTTCACTATGTCACCATACGCCTTCAAAGGGGTGACCACACGTGTGTCCAGCCTCTCCACCTGTGCAGACGGGAGCGTTTGGTGAAATCAGCTGTTGAGCAAAGGGTTCCCCGGTTCTCCTGCTTTATACCTTATGGTCTTACCTCGGCTTGTCTGTAGTCCTGCACCATGGACAGGTCTTCAGAGAAGTTCTTCAGGCATATATTCAGCTCAGGGTCTTCTGTACAGGCGAAGTCGTGCAGCTGTCGGGACAGCGCGTCGGCCTTGTCTCGGAGTTTAGCTGTTTTGCGAGTGTATGCGGCGAGCAGCGTGCAGAACTGACCCATGTACTTCTCAGCATTGCTTATGGTGGCCTCCATGGTCTTCAGCTGGGTGTCTCTGGAGGAGGGAGTGGTAGCTTTAGACAGGCGTTGAATTTTGCTTAATTAACACCATGGCTTAAAACCAGCAAtgtacactttatggacaaaagtatttggaaaTCTGCTTTTGTCCCgtctgagtaactgtctctattgtccagggaagaagactttctactggattttggaggaggggcattgctgtgaggatttgattacattcagagACATAAGAGCtaatgaggtcagaatgttggatggttgatgatcaccagcccacctcatcatccccaactcatcctaaacaaaagtactggatggagctccaccaccatcatcattccagagaacacagttcctccactgctccacagctcctcagtgctggggggctttataccagaGAGTCAGACATTCCTATTCTACtcgcagtacttctctacaggcactagacaaggggtgtccacaaacatttgtcaatAT is a window from the Salminus brasiliensis chromosome 13, fSalBra1.hap2, whole genome shotgun sequence genome containing:
- the LOC140575161 gene encoding CBY1-interacting BAR domain-containing protein 2-like, producing MTTVFSRDTQLKTMEATISNAEKYMGQFCTLLAAYTRKTAKLRDKADALSRQLHDFACTEDPELNICLKNFSEDLSMVQDYRQAEVERLDTRVVTPLKAYGDIVKTKRADLKKFSADRNKELKELQRLEKIRLKNPADRQSISQAEVNVQRASSNASRSTRQMEEAIIDFQRQKLEDVKRIFTDFIMVEMLFHAKALEVYTHTFKNMESIDTDKDLELFRNRIQVSGSALENTSPTADMSLPHYPNSPSSTLGVPQYPSPPPNIPRMTLGPKQALSTALRRQRQMVDKDEEDDEDEDEEEERYESEEDVQEPRSFRQSYAAEYITTHRQK